The following nucleotide sequence is from Spartobacteria bacterium.
TCTGTAATTTTTATGAATTATGCAAAGCCGAGCTGGGTGGATAATTTTGTAATGGATGCTTATGCAATGGTTTGATTCTGATTTTCGGTGGCGCGGTGATGATTTCACCCGCATTGAAGGGCTCAGCGATGCGGTTTTCGGCTTCGCCATCACCCTGCTGGTGGTGTCACTTGAAGTTCCCCGCACGTTTGACGAATTATTGGCCAATATGAGGGGGTTTGTGTCTTTTGGTCTCTCCTTCATGCTGTTGCTGAATATCTGGTTTAAACATTTCATCTATTTCCGACGTTTCCGTTTTGCAGATAAGACCGTGGTTTTTCTCAATTCGGCGCTGTTGTTTATGGTTCTCTTTTATATTTATCCGTTAAAATTCCTGTTTTCTCTGATCAACGCCCAGTG
It contains:
- a CDS encoding DUF1211 domain-containing protein — translated: MLMQWFDSDFRWRGDDFTRIEGLSDAVFGFAITLLVVSLEVPRTFDELLANMRGFVSFGLSFMLLLNIWFKHFIYFRRFRFADKTVVFLNSALLFMVLFYIYPLKFLFSLINAQWLAGSALQETIRPDQYPALIQYFSAGYAIISLIFLFMNAHAYRLHELFELNEKEKLIIRFVMIEQATSTIIGICSMPTVSGKQVRYMI